The Legionella lansingensis DNA window CATGGTCAGATTATCAGGCGCTACTTTACCAAAGTCAACACTATTTCCACAAAAATTCTCTATAAATTCGATAATTTAGTTGGTCTAATGAACAATAATGTCTCTTTTATAATCACCTCAATTAATTTGTCGCCATTTGCTTTACCGACAAAGTTAATTAGACATTGTTCTTCTTATTTTAAAGATTCTTATGCATCTCAGACCAAAGATTTTTAGTTCTATAAAAATTGCTCTTCTATAGCATTAAATCTTTCGAATCAATAGGTTGGCTAAATTTTCCTTGCAATGTAACAGATAAAGGGCAAGCGATGCAATCCTTTTTAATTTTATTTTCAACGATTTGATTGAGCATTTCATGTTATGCTTCAAATATTGGCAATTACATTGGATTTTTATCTTGAAGTCTATAACGATTACACGTCCAGATGACTGGCATGTGCATCTTCGCGATGAACCATTTCTTAAAGATACCGCGCCTGCAACTGCTAAACATTTTGCGCGAGCTCTTGTCATGCCGAATCTCAAGCCTGCCTTAACTACAATAGAAGCAATTGTAGACTATCGTCGTCGGATATTGGCACATTTGCCTGATGCTACTCAATTTTCTCCCTTCATGACATTTTATCTTAATGACACGGTAAGTACTGCCGATTTGCAAAAAATAAAGCTCTATCCTTATATATTAGGCGCCAAGCTATATCCCGCAGGTGCAACGACGAATTCTGAAGAAGGTGTTGTCTCTTTACGAGCGCTCTACCCCTTCTTCGAAATCATGCAGACTGACAATTTAGTCCTGCAAATTCACGGAGAAGTCACACATGGAGATATTTTTTATCGTGAGACGGAGTTCATTCGTAATGAGTTAACTCGTCTAATCCATGACTTTCCTAAACTTCGTATCGTCCTGGAGCATATCTCTACAGAAGCTGCTGTTGATTTCATTAATGAAGCACCGGATACCGTGGCAGCTACAATCACTCCACATCATTTAATATATAACCGTAACCAACTTTTAGCTGGAGGGATTAAACCACATTATTATTGTCTACCCATCTTAAAGCGTGAGAGTGATCAAAAAGCACTACAGCAAGCAGCAACCAGCGGTAATCCCAAATTTTTTGCCGGTACAGATAGCGCCCCCCATGCAATAAACACCAAAGAATCAGCCTGTGGATGTGCCGGTATCTTCTCAGCGCCCTATGCAGTTGCTTGTTATGCACAAGTCTTTGAGCAATTAAATCAGTTGAGCAAATTGGAGGCTTTTTTAAGTCATTTTGGTGCGCAATTTTATCAATTACCAATGAATAAAAATGAATTGACGTTAGAAAAAAAACCGCAATGCATTCCAGCGATATTACCCTTCGGGAATGAGCAAGTTGTCCCCATTGGAGCTGGTGAGACTTTACAATGGAGTATTCATGAATCCACGTGATAGTATTTTTTGTAAGGAACTAAAAGATAGATTCCGTGGATTTTTACCCGTTGTGGTTGATATAGAAACGGCTGGCATAGATCCTCTAAAGAACGCGTTACTGGAAATTTGTATTGTCCTGCTTGAGGTAGATGCACAAGGTCAATTTACACCACAAGCAACATACTTTGAACATGTCTTACCCTTTGAAGGTGCAGAGCTTGATGCTAAGTCACTAGAATTCATTCAAGTCGACCCCTATCAACCACTAAGGTTTGCCCTTGATGAAAAACAGGCTCTCAAAAACCTATTTGCGCCCATAAATAAGGCCTTAAAAGAGCTAAGATGTCAAAAGGCGGTTCTCGTTGGCCATAATGCCTGGTTTGATTTACTTTTTATTAAAGAAGCGGTCAAACGAACTGGGTTGCGCTCCCCATTTCATTCGTTTACTTGCTTTGACACAGCAACGCTTGCGGGAGTTATGTATGGTCAAACTGTGCTCTCCAAGGCAGTAAAAGCTGCGGGTATTGATTTCGATAGCAGCGAAGCACATTCAGCGATCTACGATGCAAAGAAAACAGCAGAACTATTTTGCGCCATGCTTAATGCTTGGCGCAAAACTCAAGAGGGGTCTTTATAAATCTTCGGAATGAGTAGCAAGATATTCTGCCACTCCTTTAGGAGACGCTTTCATGCCAGCTTTTCCTTTTTGCCAACCAGCAGGACAAACCTCACCCTTTTCTTCGAAGAATTGTACAGCATCAACAATACGCAGTATCTCATCAACATTACGACCAATCGGTAAATCATTAACGATCTGAGAACGAACAATACCGTTTTTATCAATAATAAAGGCCCCACGAAATGCAACACCTGCCACAGGGTGCTCCACACCATAAGATTGGCAAATGGTATGGCTGATATCAGCGGCCATGGTAAAGTCAACATGACCAATACCACCTTCCTTGACTGGCGTATTGCGGTAAGCATTATGTGTAAATTGCGAATCGATAGACACCGCAACGACTTCAACGCCACGATCCCTAAACTCTCCCATGCGATGATGAAGAGCAATCAGTTCTGAAGGGCATACAAAGGTAAAATCCAAAGGATAGAAAAACACTACGCCATACTTCCCCTTTAAAGAATCATGCAAATTGTATTTGTCAGTAATTTCACCATTGCCCAAGACCGCAGGAACAGTAAAATCAGGGGCTTTGCGTCCGACTAAAACACTCATCTATTTCTCCTTGATAGCGCAGTAAAATGCGCAGAATGATTAACGTTACAGGGCAACTGCCTCGCGCAGTAAGGATTCTAACTCACCCTGTTCATAGAGCTCAGCAATGATATCAGAACCACCGATTAATTCCCCTTTTACATACAACTGTGGGAAAGTAGGCCAATCAGCATATTGGGGCAATGTCTGACGAATATCGGGATTAGC harbors:
- the pyrC gene encoding dihydroorotase yields the protein MKSITITRPDDWHVHLRDEPFLKDTAPATAKHFARALVMPNLKPALTTIEAIVDYRRRILAHLPDATQFSPFMTFYLNDTVSTADLQKIKLYPYILGAKLYPAGATTNSEEGVVSLRALYPFFEIMQTDNLVLQIHGEVTHGDIFYRETEFIRNELTRLIHDFPKLRIVLEHISTEAAVDFINEAPDTVAATITPHHLIYNRNQLLAGGIKPHYYCLPILKRESDQKALQQAATSGNPKFFAGTDSAPHAINTKESACGCAGIFSAPYAVACYAQVFEQLNQLSKLEAFLSHFGAQFYQLPMNKNELTLEKKPQCIPAILPFGNEQVVPIGAGETLQWSIHEST
- the rnt gene encoding ribonuclease T, with product MNPRDSIFCKELKDRFRGFLPVVVDIETAGIDPLKNALLEICIVLLEVDAQGQFTPQATYFEHVLPFEGAELDAKSLEFIQVDPYQPLRFALDEKQALKNLFAPINKALKELRCQKAVLVGHNAWFDLLFIKEAVKRTGLRSPFHSFTCFDTATLAGVMYGQTVLSKAVKAAGIDFDSSEAHSAIYDAKKTAELFCAMLNAWRKTQEGSL
- a CDS encoding peroxiredoxin encodes the protein MSVLVGRKAPDFTVPAVLGNGEITDKYNLHDSLKGKYGVVFFYPLDFTFVCPSELIALHHRMGEFRDRGVEVVAVSIDSQFTHNAYRNTPVKEGGIGHVDFTMAADISHTICQSYGVEHPVAGVAFRGAFIIDKNGIVRSQIVNDLPIGRNVDEILRIVDAVQFFEEKGEVCPAGWQKGKAGMKASPKGVAEYLATHSEDL
- the grxD gene encoding Grx4 family monothiol glutaredoxin, which translates into the protein MDTIDKIKQQIAENAILLYMKGTPKMPQCGFSARAVQCIDACGVNFAYVDVLANPDIRQTLPQYADWPTFPQLYVKGELIGGSDIIAELYEQGELESLLREAVAL